In Synechococcus sp. CC9616, the following are encoded in one genomic region:
- a CDS encoding DUF6447 family protein: MTDSAANNPNPVLTFEGKRYDLNTLPDELKELVRGMQVADAQLRMHEDTLKVLAVGRQSMAMQLNEKLQSVAPIPDGQS; encoded by the coding sequence ATGACTGACTCTGCAGCCAACAACCCCAATCCCGTCTTGACCTTTGAAGGCAAGCGATATGACCTGAACACGCTTCCAGACGAGCTCAAGGAGTTGGTGCGTGGCATGCAGGTGGCCGATGCCCAGCTCCGCATGCATGAGGACACCCTCAAAGTGCTGGCCGTCGGTCGTCAGAGCATGGCGATGCAGCTGAACGAAAAGCTGCAGTCGGTGGCTCCGATTCCAGACGGCCAGAGCTGA
- a CDS encoding sodium:alanine symporter family protein: protein MEGFDSAVSEINGPINSLVWGWPTVSLIAITGVVLMLGLRFMPIQKLPYGVRMLLEPSDGENEGEISPFQALMTSLSATIGTGNIAGVAGAIAVGGPGAVFWMWVIAVFGIATKYAEALLAVHFRETDAQGNHVGGPMYYIRNGLGQGWSWLAGLFAVFGMLAGFGIGNGVQVFEVSSALETAGVPRVVTGVVLGVLVFAVIIGGIQRIAQAASAIVPLMSVLYVVACIVVLLINIGSVPGAIGMIFSNAFSGEAAAGGAFGQVVLMGFKRGIFSNEAGLGSAPIAHAAANTHDPVRQGTVAMLGTFIDTLIICTMTALVIITTTGESLINGTNELSGSNLSIAAFNTGLPGSGIVITIGLVVFAFTTVLGWSFYGERCTAYLFGTGAILPFRLLWVAMVVFASIAGTSGAVWGVADTLNGLMALPNLVALLLLSGTVFRLSRDYRFKSAGETDPN, encoded by the coding sequence ATGGAGGGCTTCGACAGCGCAGTCAGTGAAATCAATGGTCCAATCAACAGCCTTGTCTGGGGGTGGCCCACCGTCAGCCTGATCGCCATCACGGGCGTGGTGCTGATGCTTGGTCTGCGTTTCATGCCGATTCAGAAGCTTCCCTACGGCGTACGTATGCTGCTGGAACCATCGGATGGCGAGAACGAAGGGGAGATCTCGCCGTTCCAGGCCTTGATGACCTCCCTCTCCGCCACCATCGGCACCGGAAACATTGCTGGCGTGGCTGGTGCCATCGCCGTGGGCGGCCCCGGAGCAGTGTTCTGGATGTGGGTTATTGCCGTGTTCGGCATCGCCACCAAATACGCAGAGGCCCTCCTGGCGGTTCATTTCCGTGAGACCGATGCCCAGGGCAACCATGTCGGTGGCCCGATGTATTACATCCGCAACGGCCTCGGCCAGGGCTGGAGCTGGCTGGCAGGACTCTTCGCCGTCTTCGGCATGCTCGCCGGCTTCGGCATCGGCAATGGTGTGCAGGTGTTTGAGGTTTCCTCTGCTCTCGAAACCGCCGGGGTCCCCAGAGTGGTCACCGGCGTCGTGCTGGGTGTTTTGGTCTTCGCCGTGATCATCGGCGGAATCCAACGGATTGCCCAGGCCGCCTCGGCCATCGTGCCGCTGATGTCGGTGCTGTACGTGGTCGCCTGCATCGTGGTGCTGCTGATCAACATCGGCAGCGTTCCAGGCGCCATCGGGATGATCTTCAGCAATGCCTTCAGCGGAGAAGCCGCAGCAGGAGGTGCCTTCGGCCAGGTGGTGCTGATGGGATTCAAACGCGGCATCTTCTCCAACGAAGCCGGCCTCGGCAGTGCTCCGATCGCCCACGCCGCAGCCAACACCCATGATCCCGTTCGTCAGGGCACCGTGGCGATGCTGGGCACATTCATCGACACCTTGATCATCTGCACGATGACGGCCCTGGTGATCATCACCACCACCGGTGAGTCCCTGATCAACGGCACCAACGAGCTGAGCGGTTCGAACCTTTCGATTGCTGCATTCAACACAGGCCTGCCGGGAAGCGGCATCGTGATCACGATCGGACTTGTGGTCTTCGCTTTTACAACCGTTCTGGGTTGGAGTTTCTACGGGGAACGCTGCACCGCCTATCTGTTCGGCACCGGCGCCATCCTTCCGTTTCGACTCCTCTGGGTCGCGATGGTGGTCTTTGCTTCGATCGCCGGAACAAGCGGTGCTGTCTGGGGAGTCGCTGACACCCTCAATGGCTTGATGGCCCTTCCGAATCTGGTGGCGCTGTTATTGCTCTCAGGAACGGTGTTCCGCCTCTCCAGGGATTACCGCTTCAAGAGCGCGGGAGAGACGGATCCGAACTAG
- a CDS encoding DUF3386 domain-containing protein, with protein MTVSASAPVSPGTDCRDSFRRAYENRYTWAPGFGGYRGRCIWEQGDRREEGTFQVGADLKASVDGIDDAEVLKAMNSQLWEVAIHRVRRSFEQTHGANTFTAGDTDSVGTEVIVGGKGEGDRYRIKDDVVTMVHRHIHGTVVTIYTTEVTETGAGYLSHTYTSQYADPATGELRGGRSSFTDTFTPLPNDGPWVLEQRVIDSDANGDAPAGSQTFRFENLEAL; from the coding sequence GTGACCGTCTCCGCTTCTGCTCCAGTCAGCCCTGGCACGGACTGCCGAGATTCCTTCCGCAGAGCCTACGAAAATCGCTACACCTGGGCACCTGGTTTCGGGGGCTATCGAGGTCGCTGCATCTGGGAGCAGGGAGATCGCCGGGAAGAGGGAACCTTTCAGGTCGGAGCAGATCTGAAGGCTTCAGTGGATGGTATCGACGATGCCGAGGTTCTCAAGGCGATGAACTCCCAGCTTTGGGAGGTGGCGATTCATCGTGTCCGCCGCAGTTTTGAGCAGACCCATGGGGCGAACACGTTCACCGCAGGTGATACGGATTCAGTGGGGACTGAAGTGATTGTCGGCGGCAAGGGAGAAGGGGACCGTTACCGCATCAAGGATGACGTGGTCACCATGGTGCATCGCCACATCCACGGCACCGTCGTCACGATTTACACGACCGAGGTCACCGAGACCGGCGCTGGATATCTCAGTCACACCTACACCAGCCAATACGCCGACCCGGCAACGGGGGAACTCCGCGGAGGGCGTAGCAGCTTCACCGACACGTTCACACCTCTTCCGAACGATGGTCCCTGGGTTCTTGAGCAACGCGTGATCGACAGCGACGCCAACGGCGATGCACCTGCCGGAAGCCAGACATTCCGTTTCGAAAATCTCGAAGCCCTTTGA
- the carB gene encoding carbamoyl-phosphate synthase large subunit, translating into MPRRTDLRRILLLGSGPIVIGQACEFDYSGTQACKALRAEGFEVILVNSNPASIMTDPGMADRTYIEPLTPDVVARVIDIERPDALLPTMGGQTALNLAVNLAENGTLERFGVELIGADLQAIQKAEDRLLFKQAMERIGVRVCPSGIASSLEEAEAVGAAIGSFPRIIRPAFTLGGSGGGIAYNPEEYAAICKSGLEASPVSQILIEQSLLGWKEFELEVMRDLADNVVIVCSIENLDPMGVHTGDSITVAPAQTLTDREYQRLRDQSIAIIREIGVATGGSNIQFAINPADGDVVVIEMNPRVSRSSALASKATGFPIAKIAARLAVGYTLDEILNDITGKTPACFEPTIDYVVTKIPRFAFEKFRGSPAVLTTSMKSVGEAMAIGRCFEESFQKALRSLETGLAGWGGDRQEPDFSDSEIDRRLRTASPDRILTVRTAMLRGRSDSTINALSGIDPWFLAKLRGLIAVEQDLLQSRSLEELDVEALFTLKQLGYSDRQIGWATSSDELQVRCHRHALGVRAVFKTVDTCAAEFASTTPYHYSTYERPMQRIDADGRLITLAPPTEVAPPQGDRKMMILGGGPNRIGQGIEFDYCCCHASFAAQEQGITTVMVNSNPETVSTDYDTSDSLYFEPLTLEDVLNVMEAEQPDGLVVQFGGQTPLKLAIPLMRWLDSEDGKATGSKIWGTSPESIDRAEDREQFEAILSELDIRQPRHGLARSEEEARRVAEGVGYPVVVRPSYVLGGRAMEVVFDQNELNRYMQEAVQVEPDHPVLIDQYLENATEVDVDALCDADGNVVIGGLMEHIEPAGIHSGDSACCLPSVSLGEEALTTIRSWSRGLALALQVKGLINLQFAVQRDADGNEVVYIIEANPRASRTVPFVAKATGQPLARLATRLMAGESLSEVGLTEEPKPPLQTIKEAVLPFRRFPGSDTVLGPEMRSTGEVMGSASSFGMAYAKAELGAGEALPTEGTVFLSTHDRDKHALVPVAARLIELGFKLIATSGTSQALQQAGLSVLPVLKVHEGRPNIEDMIRSNQVQLVINTPIGRQAAHDDKYLRRAALDYAVPTVTTLAGARAAVEAITALQDQPSLSINALQDIHAVSR; encoded by the coding sequence ATGCCCCGGCGGACCGATCTGCGTCGCATCCTTCTGCTGGGATCTGGTCCGATCGTCATCGGCCAGGCCTGTGAATTCGACTATTCAGGCACCCAGGCCTGCAAGGCCCTAAGAGCCGAAGGGTTCGAGGTGATTCTCGTCAATTCAAATCCGGCGTCGATCATGACCGACCCCGGCATGGCGGACCGCACCTACATCGAACCGCTCACACCCGATGTGGTCGCACGGGTGATCGACATCGAACGCCCCGATGCCCTGTTGCCGACGATGGGTGGGCAGACCGCCTTGAACCTGGCGGTCAATCTGGCTGAAAACGGAACCCTGGAGCGCTTCGGTGTCGAGCTGATTGGAGCCGATCTGCAAGCGATTCAGAAGGCGGAGGACCGGCTTCTGTTCAAGCAGGCGATGGAACGGATCGGGGTGCGGGTCTGCCCCTCCGGAATCGCTTCATCGCTGGAAGAGGCGGAGGCGGTCGGTGCGGCGATCGGCAGCTTTCCCCGCATCATTCGCCCGGCCTTCACCCTCGGCGGCAGCGGTGGAGGCATCGCCTACAACCCTGAGGAATACGCCGCCATCTGCAAGAGCGGCCTGGAGGCGAGTCCTGTTTCTCAGATCCTGATTGAGCAATCCCTTCTTGGCTGGAAGGAATTCGAGCTGGAGGTGATGCGCGATCTGGCAGACAACGTGGTGATCGTCTGCAGCATTGAGAACCTGGATCCCATGGGGGTGCATACGGGTGACTCGATCACCGTGGCCCCGGCTCAAACACTCACGGATCGCGAATACCAGCGTTTACGCGATCAGTCGATCGCGATCATTCGTGAAATTGGCGTCGCCACTGGCGGAAGCAACATTCAGTTCGCGATCAACCCAGCCGACGGCGATGTGGTGGTGATCGAAATGAACCCGAGGGTGAGTCGATCATCCGCCCTCGCCAGCAAAGCAACCGGCTTCCCCATCGCCAAGATCGCCGCCCGCCTCGCCGTTGGCTACACCCTCGACGAAATCCTCAACGACATCACAGGCAAAACGCCGGCATGCTTTGAGCCGACCATCGATTACGTGGTCACCAAAATCCCTCGGTTCGCCTTCGAGAAATTCCGTGGAAGTCCAGCGGTGCTGACCACATCGATGAAATCCGTGGGTGAAGCGATGGCCATTGGTCGCTGCTTCGAGGAGTCATTCCAGAAAGCTCTGCGATCTTTGGAAACCGGACTCGCGGGCTGGGGAGGAGACCGGCAGGAACCGGACTTCAGCGACAGCGAGATCGATCGACGCCTGCGCACTGCCTCTCCAGATCGGATCCTCACCGTGCGGACAGCGATGTTGCGTGGCCGCAGCGACAGCACCATCAACGCCCTCAGCGGCATCGACCCCTGGTTCCTGGCCAAACTGCGGGGGCTGATCGCAGTGGAACAGGATCTGCTGCAGAGCCGGAGCCTTGAGGAGCTCGACGTCGAGGCTCTGTTCACGCTCAAACAACTGGGATACTCCGACCGCCAGATCGGCTGGGCCACCAGCAGTGATGAATTGCAGGTGCGTTGTCACCGGCATGCCCTCGGCGTACGGGCAGTGTTCAAAACCGTTGACACCTGTGCGGCGGAGTTTGCTTCCACAACGCCCTACCACTACTCAACCTACGAACGTCCGATGCAGCGCATTGATGCGGATGGACGTCTCATCACCTTGGCTCCACCAACCGAGGTGGCTCCGCCGCAAGGCGACAGAAAGATGATGATTCTTGGTGGAGGGCCGAACCGCATCGGTCAGGGCATCGAGTTCGATTACTGCTGCTGCCATGCCTCCTTTGCAGCACAGGAACAGGGAATCACAACGGTGATGGTGAACAGCAATCCGGAAACGGTGTCCACCGATTACGACACGAGCGACAGCCTGTACTTCGAACCACTCACCCTTGAGGACGTCCTCAACGTCATGGAAGCGGAGCAACCGGATGGCCTCGTGGTGCAGTTCGGCGGGCAAACACCCCTGAAACTCGCGATCCCTTTGATGCGCTGGCTCGACAGTGAAGACGGCAAAGCCACCGGAAGCAAGATCTGGGGAACGTCTCCGGAATCCATCGATCGCGCCGAGGACCGCGAACAATTCGAAGCGATTCTCAGCGAACTGGACATCCGTCAGCCTCGTCATGGACTTGCCCGTAGCGAAGAGGAAGCTCGTCGTGTCGCCGAAGGCGTTGGCTACCCGGTGGTGGTACGTCCCTCCTACGTCCTGGGTGGTCGTGCGATGGAGGTGGTGTTTGATCAAAACGAGCTGAATCGCTACATGCAGGAGGCGGTTCAGGTGGAGCCTGATCACCCGGTCTTGATCGACCAGTACCTGGAGAACGCCACGGAGGTGGACGTCGATGCTCTCTGCGATGCCGACGGAAACGTGGTGATCGGCGGACTGATGGAGCACATCGAGCCGGCCGGGATCCATTCCGGAGACTCGGCCTGTTGTCTTCCGTCCGTTTCTCTTGGAGAAGAGGCCCTAACCACAATCCGGAGCTGGAGCCGGGGCCTGGCCTTGGCACTCCAGGTGAAAGGACTGATCAATCTTCAGTTCGCCGTTCAACGGGATGCCGATGGCAATGAAGTCGTTTACATCATCGAAGCGAATCCCCGCGCTTCCCGCACCGTGCCCTTCGTTGCCAAGGCGACCGGCCAGCCGTTAGCGCGGCTTGCCACACGCTTGATGGCCGGAGAAAGCCTCAGCGAGGTTGGGCTCACCGAGGAGCCGAAGCCTCCTCTTCAGACCATAAAAGAAGCGGTTCTGCCCTTCCGGCGCTTTCCGGGATCAGACACGGTGCTGGGGCCAGAGATGCGTTCCACAGGCGAGGTGATGGGTTCAGCGAGCAGTTTTGGCATGGCCTACGCCAAAGCCGAACTGGGAGCTGGAGAAGCACTGCCCACAGAGGGCACAGTGTTCCTCTCCACCCATGACCGCGACAAGCACGCACTGGTGCCAGTCGCAGCGCGTCTGATCGAGCTTGGCTTCAAGCTCATCGCCACCAGCGGAACCTCCCAGGCTCTTCAGCAGGCGGGACTCTCAGTGCTGCCTGTCCTCAAGGTCCATGAGGGTCGCCCCAACATCGAGGACATGATCCGGTCGAACCAGGTGCAGCTGGTGATCAACACGCCGATCGGTCGTCAGGCCGCCCATGACGACAAATACCTGCGACGTGCAGCACTCGATTACGCCGTCCCGACGGTGACCACCCTGGCTGGAGCGAGGGCAGCTGTTGAAGCCATCACAGCCCTGCAGGATCAACCCAGCCTCAGCATCAATGCTCTCCAGGACATTCACGCCGTTTCCAGATAA
- a CDS encoding DUF3318 domain-containing protein: MSELQRLKGLLPPEMQSWVFVESAAAVDPPLITLEEIGRDEVEIQVDLDPWDKLALDHRNLLFWHEVGRIQNDTIPRDGWEMAALAIGLGGAIGELWVQDGLLLLMALGLSGFAGYRLYLKNNSEKRLQDAITADERAIDLACRFGYSVPNAYRSLGGALKELVEQTRKKRKRGFYEDRLEALRKSASKARAEMAQQEGSRSSVTSENVYG; the protein is encoded by the coding sequence ATGAGTGAGCTCCAGCGCCTCAAGGGGCTGCTGCCACCGGAGATGCAGAGCTGGGTGTTCGTGGAGTCCGCAGCTGCGGTCGATCCACCGTTGATCACCCTTGAGGAAATCGGTCGCGACGAGGTGGAGATCCAGGTCGATCTTGATCCCTGGGACAAGTTGGCGCTCGATCACCGCAATCTGTTGTTCTGGCATGAGGTCGGCCGCATCCAGAACGACACCATCCCCCGCGATGGCTGGGAAATGGCGGCTCTGGCGATTGGGCTGGGCGGCGCCATCGGTGAGCTCTGGGTGCAAGACGGCCTGTTGTTGCTCATGGCCCTCGGGCTGTCCGGTTTTGCTGGCTACAGGCTGTACCTGAAGAACAACTCCGAGAAACGCCTGCAGGATGCGATCACTGCAGATGAGCGCGCCATCGACCTGGCCTGCCGTTTCGGCTACAGCGTTCCTAACGCTTATCGCAGTCTTGGGGGTGCTCTCAAGGAGCTGGTCGAGCAGACACGCAAGAAGCGCAAACGCGGTTTCTACGAAGACCGGCTGGAAGCCTTGAGAAAGAGTGCCAGCAAGGCTCGCGCCGAGATGGCCCAACAGGAGGGCTCCAGGAGTTCAGTGACCAGCGAGAACGTGTATGGATAG
- the rsfS gene encoding ribosome silencing factor, translating into MDSVQLAELAADACDDRKASDIRLIRVDEVSSLADWMVIAGGQSDVQVRAIAGSVEDRLEAEAERRPLRKEGISEGRWALLDYGELIVHVLQPGERGYYDLESFWSHGESRTFLSSD; encoded by the coding sequence ATGGATAGCGTCCAGCTGGCCGAACTCGCTGCCGATGCCTGTGACGATCGAAAAGCGTCCGATATTCGATTGATCCGTGTGGACGAGGTTTCGAGTTTGGCGGATTGGATGGTGATCGCCGGAGGTCAGTCCGATGTGCAAGTCAGGGCGATCGCTGGATCCGTTGAAGATCGTCTGGAGGCGGAGGCGGAACGACGTCCGCTGCGCAAGGAGGGTATCAGTGAGGGGCGCTGGGCACTGCTCGATTACGGCGAACTGATCGTTCATGTGCTGCAGCCAGGCGAACGTGGTTACTACGACTTGGAATCTTTTTGGAGTCACGGGGAAAGCCGAACGTTTCTAAGTTCGGATTGA
- a CDS encoding CGLD27 family protein, which yields MSEAVACPVPPEQRPLEEFEQLSRSWFFSWPAGECPHLRRALLISWLMLLPVSTLVASGSWTLKNDPPRLVAAGAVAALVLPLLLLMRQWLGWTYVMKRLLAETVDYEESGWYDGQIWEKPLSWRERDLLVARYEVRPILGRLGRAMALATGLMLGGASLCQAL from the coding sequence ATGTCTGAAGCCGTCGCCTGCCCAGTTCCTCCTGAGCAGAGACCTCTTGAGGAGTTCGAACAGCTCAGCCGATCCTGGTTTTTTTCATGGCCGGCTGGTGAGTGTCCCCATCTGCGGCGCGCCTTGCTGATCAGCTGGCTGATGCTTCTACCCGTCAGCACCCTTGTGGCAAGCGGCAGCTGGACGCTGAAAAATGACCCACCCCGACTCGTCGCTGCCGGAGCCGTAGCGGCCCTTGTGCTGCCTTTGTTGCTGTTGATGCGTCAGTGGCTGGGCTGGACCTACGTGATGAAACGTTTGCTTGCTGAAACAGTCGATTATGAGGAATCTGGTTGGTACGACGGTCAGATCTGGGAGAAACCTCTGTCCTGGAGAGAGCGGGATCTTCTGGTCGCCCGCTATGAGGTTCGACCGATTCTTGGCCGCCTTGGACGCGCCATGGCCCTTGCCACGGGCTTGATGCTCGGGGGTGCAAGCCTCTGTCAGGCTCTCTGA
- a CDS encoding asparaginase encodes MPLTPGFSAAKRSGTPPLEVTLKRGCISESLHRVHAVVCDGRGRVLMCAGDPRFETFIRSALKPFQALPFLSSGAAEQMEVGDRGVAISCASHAGTNTHAREAFKLLWKADLEASQLQCPIPEGADSPLQHNCSGKHAAFLATSRKMAWPIENYLQSDHPLQVEVNRRVAELLGLPAEELVAARDDCGAPTLRLQLAQMALLYAHLGASRQAEFEQISRAMLAHPELIAGDGRFDTELMRRSHGQVLSKGGSEGIQCLSRIGEGLGVAIKVEDGSKRAKQAVALHLLRQLEWLTPMGLQELEEQVLIINPGVNLEVTGELRFQES; translated from the coding sequence ATGCCCCTTACCCCCGGGTTCAGCGCTGCAAAGCGTTCGGGAACCCCTCCTCTGGAGGTCACGCTGAAACGGGGTTGCATCAGTGAGTCGCTGCATCGCGTTCATGCCGTGGTCTGTGATGGCCGCGGGCGCGTGCTGATGTGTGCAGGTGATCCCCGTTTCGAAACCTTCATCCGTTCCGCCCTGAAGCCCTTTCAGGCTCTGCCGTTCCTCAGCAGCGGTGCCGCTGAGCAGATGGAGGTGGGTGATCGAGGTGTCGCAATTAGTTGTGCCTCCCATGCCGGCACCAATACCCATGCCCGGGAGGCGTTCAAGCTGCTCTGGAAAGCGGATCTTGAGGCTTCGCAGCTTCAGTGTCCGATCCCAGAGGGTGCGGATAGTCCCCTCCAGCACAATTGCTCGGGGAAGCATGCGGCTTTTCTGGCCACTAGCCGAAAAATGGCCTGGCCAATCGAGAACTACCTCCAGAGCGACCATCCCCTGCAGGTGGAGGTGAACCGCCGGGTTGCTGAATTGCTTGGGCTGCCTGCTGAAGAGCTTGTGGCTGCCAGAGATGACTGCGGCGCACCAACCCTTCGGCTTCAGCTTGCGCAGATGGCGCTTCTCTACGCCCACCTCGGTGCATCGCGGCAGGCCGAGTTTGAACAGATCTCAAGGGCGATGCTGGCGCATCCGGAGCTGATCGCTGGCGATGGGCGGTTCGATACGGAACTGATGCGACGCAGCCATGGCCAGGTGCTCAGCAAGGGTGGGTCTGAGGGAATCCAGTGCCTGAGTCGGATCGGTGAAGGGTTGGGCGTTGCCATCAAGGTTGAGGATGGCTCGAAACGTGCCAAGCAGGCCGTGGCACTGCATCTGCTGCGGCAGCTTGAGTGGCTCACCCCGATGGGCCTGCAGGAGTTGGAGGAGCAGGTTTTGATCATCAACCCAGGCGTGAACCTCGAAGTCACCGGTGAACTTCGTTTTCAGGAAAGCTGA
- a CDS encoding GMC oxidoreductase gives MSSASGPLDGSWDAIVVGSGASGGVAAMTLAEGGARVLVIDAGPDFTARVAFGNALGNAARRLAGISSGRHRRQSQHPGYWKANPTLYADERLHPYDVPSDRPFLWTRGLQVGGRSLTWGGITLRLSDHDLVGVEVDGERIGWPLRASDLSAHYGYLERWLGGHGARDGLPGLPDGELTSPLPLTAAEQRFAIAVQQQCGHTVIHSRGFGPPAADLENGWPRSSSRGSSLPRAMATGRVRLLADHMVERMLLQPDCSRATGVIAIDQRNGQRHRLQADLIVLAASTIQSVSLLIRSHEQQISGGFADPSGRLGTRLMDHVSTSQFFSFPGRSQGAQPALSGAGSLFLPFGRNLQDADFQGGYGLWGGIGRFDPPRWLMRKPTSTTGFLIGHGEVLPRAHNQVRLSDRTDRWGVRVPYIDCRWGDNEAAMVTHMRRTMAECIEVAGGQALAMSDLFHLPMIEPLMRNSVAASDRAAPPGYYIHEVGGAPMGSDQRVSVVDPCNRLWRVPNVLVVDGSCWPSSAWQSPTLTMMALSRRACLLALSSRGA, from the coding sequence ATGAGCAGTGCATCTGGGCCTCTTGATGGATCGTGGGATGCGATTGTCGTTGGCTCAGGTGCGAGCGGTGGTGTCGCCGCCATGACCCTGGCGGAGGGCGGCGCCCGGGTGCTGGTGATTGATGCCGGACCGGATTTCACTGCCAGGGTTGCTTTCGGTAATGCCCTCGGCAATGCCGCCAGGCGACTTGCTGGCATCAGCAGTGGTCGTCATCGACGTCAAAGCCAGCACCCCGGTTACTGGAAGGCCAATCCGACCCTTTATGCCGATGAGCGTCTGCATCCTTACGACGTTCCATCGGATCGCCCATTTTTATGGACCCGTGGCTTGCAGGTGGGGGGGCGCAGTCTCACCTGGGGTGGCATCACTCTGCGGCTTTCGGATCATGATCTCGTTGGCGTGGAGGTTGATGGTGAGCGCATCGGCTGGCCACTGCGCGCCTCGGATCTCTCCGCTCACTACGGCTACCTCGAGCGCTGGCTGGGGGGGCATGGCGCCCGCGACGGACTCCCTGGCCTGCCGGATGGGGAGCTGACGTCACCCCTTCCCTTGACGGCGGCTGAACAGCGTTTCGCGATAGCCGTTCAACAGCAGTGCGGCCACACCGTCATCCATTCGCGTGGATTCGGCCCGCCCGCTGCTGATCTCGAGAATGGCTGGCCACGCTCCAGCAGTCGCGGCAGCAGTCTGCCCCGAGCCATGGCGACGGGTCGCGTCCGTTTGCTTGCCGACCACATGGTTGAACGGATGCTGTTGCAGCCCGATTGTTCCAGGGCGACAGGTGTGATCGCCATCGATCAGCGCAATGGTCAGCGCCATCGCTTGCAAGCTGATTTGATCGTGCTTGCTGCCTCCACGATTCAGAGTGTTTCGCTTCTGATTCGCTCCCATGAGCAGCAGATCTCCGGAGGTTTCGCGGATCCTTCCGGACGGCTCGGGACACGGTTGATGGATCACGTGTCCACCAGTCAGTTCTTCAGTTTTCCCGGTCGCAGTCAGGGGGCGCAACCTGCCCTCAGCGGCGCCGGCAGTCTGTTTCTTCCCTTCGGACGCAACTTGCAGGATGCCGATTTCCAGGGGGGCTACGGACTCTGGGGGGGGATCGGTCGTTTTGATCCGCCGCGATGGCTGATGCGGAAACCGACCTCCACGACTGGTTTTCTGATCGGTCATGGCGAGGTGCTGCCCCGAGCTCACAACCAGGTCCGCCTCAGTGATCGCACCGATCGCTGGGGTGTCCGGGTTCCCTACATCGACTGTCGCTGGGGTGACAACGAGGCGGCGATGGTGACTCACATGCGGCGCACCATGGCGGAATGCATTGAGGTTGCCGGCGGTCAGGCGCTTGCCATGTCTGATCTGTTCCACCTGCCGATGATCGAGCCGCTGATGCGCAACAGCGTTGCGGCGTCGGACCGGGCAGCCCCACCCGGGTATTACATCCATGAGGTTGGCGGAGCCCCGATGGGCTCAGACCAACGGGTGAGCGTGGTTGACCCCTGCAATCGTCTCTGGCGGGTTCCCAACGTGCTGGTCGTGGATGGTTCCTGCTGGCCGTCTTCGGCCTGGCAGAGCCCGACGCTGACGATGATGGCTTTAAGTCGACGGGCCTGTCTGCTGGCTCTCAGTTCTCGGGGCGCGTGA
- a CDS encoding DUF2811 domain-containing protein: MDRNHLERCHDIGAAANATQTASAYVSLETEIPEVLYRGMKQFIGAHPHWDQYRVMSSALAHFLFQNGCAERSVVERYLDDLFTRPEN; this comes from the coding sequence ATGGATCGAAATCACCTGGAGCGCTGCCACGACATTGGTGCAGCGGCGAACGCAACACAGACGGCTTCGGCCTACGTGAGTTTGGAAACTGAAATACCGGAAGTTCTCTACCGCGGGATGAAGCAGTTCATTGGTGCCCATCCCCACTGGGATCAATACCGCGTGATGAGTTCCGCTCTGGCCCATTTCCTGTTCCAGAACGGTTGTGCGGAACGTTCTGTAGTTGAGCGCTACCTGGACGATCTCTTCACGCGCCCCGAGAACTGA